The Desulfonatronovibrio magnus region TGTTTATATTCTCGGAGGATTGCCGGGGCAAAGTGATAAGGATCTGGAAGCGACAATCATCAGTTGTCATGCACTCGGGCTTAAGCCGGAAATAAATTTTTACTCGCCAGTTCCGGGTACACCCTTTTTTGATAAGGCATGCGCTTATTCCAGATTCTCACTCTCTGACCCCCTGGTGCACAACAACTCTATATGGCCGTGTTCGAAACATGGGTTTTCCTGGGAAGAGCATAAGAAGTGGAAGGACATGGTCAGAGGGAAGATTTAATTTAGAATATGAAAATACTCCACAAACAGATACTTAAGGAGGTCAGCCTCATATTTGTGATCACCCTGACCTCCATGATATCGCTTATAGTCATCGGTCGGATGATTGATCTTAAAGATGTGTTTGTGGGGCAGAATATTGCTATACTGGATGTGCTCAAGGCTTTTTTCTATCTGAGTCCATCCTTTATGAGCCTGGTAATTCCCATAGCCTGCATGCTGAGTATTTTTCTGTGCTTTTTGCGCATGGCTTCGGACCGTGAGTTAACAGCTCTGCAAGCCAGCGGCATATCAATACGCAATCTGTTTTTTGCACCGCTAATATTTTCATTTGCTGCCTTTGGCATCACATTGTTTGTGTCCATGGAACTTGTTTCCTGGGGAGCGGACAATTTTAGAAAGACAGCCCTGGAAATGATCCGTGACCAGACAGAGGTGTCAGTGCAACCTGGTATTTTTAATCAGCATTTGCCGGGACTGGCCATTTATGCCCAGCAGACTGATCTGGACACCAGTGAACTTAAGGGGGTGTTCATCAGGGATGATACTCGCGGGGATGTTCCTTTGACCATAGTTGCACCAACTGGAAAAATTGTTTCTGACGCTGAGCAGGGGGAAATACTGTTTATTTTACAAGATGGAAGGATTTACGGCCTTGACAGGAATGAGGTGTCAGTGGTCACTTTTGGCGAGTACACAGTCCGTTTAGATTTGAAAGGTCTTATAGGCAGCGTGGAGTTAAGTGACAAGGACCCTGAAGAAATGTCCTGGTCTGAATTGAGTACTGCCCGTTTGGAAGCAGAGGGAGGATCTGCTCATTATCGCTCTGTCATATTAGAACAACACAAAAGATTTGCCTTGCCTATGGCTTGTCTTGTTTTGGGCTTTTTTGCCCTCCCATTAGGGATGTCTCTGCAGGGAGTGGGGCGTAATTGGGGGCTTTTCCTGGCCATAGTATGTTTTCTGGCGTACTATAGTCTTTTTACCATGGGCTACAGCCTGGGGGAAATGGGCCTGATTCCACTTGCACTTGCCTTGTGGATTCCAAATTTGCTTTTTGCGGGCATAGCAGCAACAGGATTTTATTTTTTTGGCAAGGGCAGACAGTTTAACCTTAAAGCAATGTCAGAAAAGCTGCTGGGAAAAGAAGACAATGCTGACCATCCTGCATAAATATCTGCTACGGCAAAATTTCATTCTTATGTCCATCATCCTGATTTCAGGGATTGCCATTTACTTGATTGTGGACTTTGTGACAAGAATGAACGCAGTGGTGGAATCCGGCATTCATGTCACAACGGCTCTCAGATATTTTGGTTACAAAATTCCTCTCATTGTAACGCAGATCATGCCTGCCATTTTCATGCTTGCGGTTATTATTCAGCTGGCGCTTATGTATCGCAACCATGAAATGACTGCTCTGGGAACCAGCGCCATTTCCTTTGTTCGGCCTGCCATGTTCTTTATTGCCTACTCTTTTATCATGTTTTTTATTTTGCTGCTTTTTGCTGAAACCATCGGAATCAGGGGTTATCAGGAAACCAAGATTATCTGGGACTCGGACATCAGGCAGCGTCAGATTGAGGGCAGGGGTATTGAAAATTTGTGGTTCAAGGAAGATGAGACTATTGTTTTTATCAGGCAGGTCTGGCCTGACAGCAATATGGGCAGTGAAATTATTGTGCATCGACTCAAGGGGCAGGATACCATCCAGGAGATAATCAGGGCGCCAGGTTTTCAGGTGGAGAAAGGCGTATGGAAGCTCATGCAGCCAGTTATCACTGATGTCCATGGTTATAAAGTCACATTTCAGGAAGAATTTCAAATGACTTTGAGAACCGACCTTTCTTCATTTTCGGCCATTGCTTCCAGGCTGCCTTACGAGTCGCTGTCAATATTTACCCTAAGCACAGTGATCACTCAGTTGCGTGACAGTGGCTCTAACGTTGAAAGGCTTGCTACTGCCTGGCACAGTAAAATCGCCTATGCCTTTGCCCTGGTTGTTATGACCATTCTGGGTCTGGCCATGATTACCCTGATAAAGAATGTTTACGCCTTAGTTACCCTTGGGCTTGTTGTTGTATTTTTGTATTATACGGTTTATGTTTTTGGAGTGAGCTATGCTGAAGAAGGTCTCATCCCGCCATTCTGGGGTGCATGGCTTGCCAACGTCCTTTTTGGAACGCTGGGGTTGGGCCAGATTATCTGGTCGCGCCGGGAATGAGCCTGGGGCTGATCATGGGGTTGCTGACTCGATTATCAATTCCCATAGTTTGTCACGGCCTGCACCTGTTTTGGCGGAAAAGACCACTGGCGGACAGTTTAGGCCGAGGATTTTTGACCAGGTTCTGGAAATTGCGGTCAACTGCTTTTGCTTGCACTTATCTGACTTGGTCAGTACGGGTAGTATCGGAATATTCAAAGATTGTACGTAGTGGCTCAGTTCCAGATCCAGGGCCTGGGGTTCAAGCCTGGAGTCCAGCAGGTGCACTACAGCTTTGAGCTGAAAGTTGTCCTGGATGTAAGCTTCAATGAGTCTGCTCCACTTTTCCCGCTCAGTCTTGGAGCATTTGGCGTATCCATACCCGGGAAGATCTACCAGGCTAAATCCGGAAGGTTGCACCATGTAAAAATTGATGCTCCTTGTCTTGCCCGGCGAAGAACTGGTTCTGGCCAGTTTTTTGCTGCCTCCAAGAGTATTGATGAGGGATGATTTGCCTACATTGGATCTGCCGGCCAGTGCTATCTGGGGAATATCAATGCCGGAAAGCTGGGCTGGAGTGTAAGCTGTTTTTTCGAGTATCAGTTTGTACATGTTTTATGGGTCCAAGGTCCAAGGTCTAAGGTCTAAGGTCCAAGGTCCAAGGTCTAAGGTCCAAGGTTTATGGATATAGGTCTTCAGCCTTCAGCCTACAGCCTTAAACCATAAACCTTTCGCTTGGGTTGTGGGTTAAGCCGAATTCAACATATGTTATGTACATTTTATTGTAAACAGTCAGTTTCGCTGGAGAAAATACTATGAAAGCTGTGATCTGGTTTCTGTTTATCATTATGTCTCTTGTATCCTGCCGGAAAAATGTAGAGGATACTTATTTTGATTCCCTGGGATCCTATGGCCATATGGAAGAAACAGTTTCCTACAGTATTACCTTGCCAGGAAACGTCCTCAAACATGGTGATGGCATGGAAGCCATGTTTATGAATGAAGCAGGCAAAGAGTGTTTCAGGTTAACATCCAGGAAAGTGCTTAATCTCCAGCCTCTTGTGCAAGGCAGTCAGGACGGTTATACAGGCCGTGCGCGCCAGTTTCTAAGCTTACAAGGGGAGATTAAGCCGGAAATAGCACCTTTGACAAATGATATGACTCAGGAGTTTACGTGTTCGCTGGTTGCCTTTCCCGATTACAGCCTGGCAGGAGAAATAATCGGCCTGGAAGAAGAAAGAACCATTGTGGGCAGGAAGGATAGAGTGGTTGTTAGATTGTTTGAAGACTATCCATCAACCCTCCCGGCCTTTTTTCTGGTAGGAAGAGGGATAAGGGAGCACGGCAGAGACTTGGTCAGTATTTTCGGTTCTGGTGAAATTGTCCAGATTGTGGATGCTCCGGGCCGCTCGCAAGGGGCCGGAAAAGGGGCATTAGCTCAGGCCGAAATTATGGAAACCAACCATGAGGTTAACTACAATGACCTGATTTTTCTGGCTATGCTTAGAGTGCAGGCTGTGCAAAGAGATACCGATGACTCAGAGGAAGATGTTTCGGGTGTGCAGGAGATCTGGATAACACCTGAGATAAGGCCTGGGACAATGAAACATGAGGAGGATACAGTTGAACAATAAAAAAAAATATTCTATTTTAACAGTTAATGGTCCCAACTTAAAGTATCTTGGCAAAAGAAATGTTGATATTTATGGTTCAAAATCCATGGATGATCTCCCAAGTCTACTGGATAAGCATGGTCAGAATGTATTGCAAAAGGCTGAATTAGATTTTTTTCAGGCCAACAGTGAGGGAGATATCATAGACAGGATAGAACTAGCCTGGCAGGATAAGATTTCCGGTATTGTCATAAATCCCGGAGCCTACACACATACCAGTCTGGCCCTGGCAGACTGTCTGGCCTGGATAAATATTCCATATGTGGAGGTTCACCTGAGCAATATCTGGAGCAGAGATAAAATCAGACAGCACAGCCTTACTGCGAGACACAGTATGGGGGTAGTTGCCGGTTTTGGCATAATGAGCTATGTTTATGGCTTGCAGGCTGTTGTGGACTATTTGGATATAAACATTTCTCTGGAGGGAAAATAATGCTTTCGACAACCGACTTTCGTAAAGGTTTGAAAATTGAAATCGACAATACCCCTTATGAAATTGTTGATTTTTTGCACGTAAAGCCAGGCAAGGGTGGTGCTTTTGTGCGGACCAAACTCAAAAACATGCTCACTGGCGGTGCTGTAGACCAGACTTTCAGGTCTGGAGAAAAAGTGGGCAAGCCTGATATGGAAACCAGGGACATGCAGTATCTTTATCATGACGGCAGCGGATATGTTTTTATGGATATGGGAACATATGAGCAAATTACCATTCCGGATGAAAGTATGGTGGACAAGGGAGGTTTTCTGAAAGACGGACAGACAGTCAAAACTCTGTTCTACAATGGCCAGCCATTAGATATTGATTTGCCGGCAGCAGTTGTGCTGGCAGTGAAAGAAACAGAGCCAGGCATGAAAGGCGATACAGTATCAGGGGCATCAAAACCTGCAACTTTAGAAACCGGTCTTGTGGTCAACGTACCTCTATTTATCAATGAAGGGGATATGGTCAAAATTGATACTCGCTCCAAAGATTATCTCGGAAGAGAGTCCTAATTCATCAGGAGCATTTTTTTATGGATGGCAACAGACTGCTCAGAGAAATTCCAGCTCTGATTCTCTTTTTTGCGGCAATTTTTCTGTTCATCAGTATCATTGGATACTCACCACATGATCCCTCTTTGAACCACCAGCCAGGTGCAGAGCATATTGTCCAGAATGTAGCTGGCAAGGCTGGAGCGTATACTGCCGGAACATTTATAGAGTTTTTCGGGCTGGGGGCCCTGATCTGGCCATTTGTCCTGTGTTATTTTGCGCTGCTGTTGTTCAGGCCTTATTTTCATTCCAGGTGGTGGCGCTGGCCGGGTGTCATTCTGCTTTACATAGCTTTTCTCATCTGGTTTGAATTTCCAGCCCTTAAAGAAAATATTTCGCTTCTCAATATCAGGGGTTCGGGTTTTGCTGGCGGGTTGATGTTTGCCTATGTCTATTCGCTTCTGAATTTTTGGGGGAGTTTTCTTTTTATTCTTCTTATTACTCTGCTGGGGCTGCAAACAGCTACAGGTTTTTCCTGGGCTTTTATATTCCACAGGCTCAGAGACGCTGCCATGAATGTCGATGAATCAGAACAGGATGAAGAAAACATAAAAAAAAACATTCAAAAAAAGGTAAAAAATAAGACATCAGGCAACAAGAGTTTCAAGTCTGTAAGTGCAACTCAGGCCAAAGAATCCGGGGGGGCAATCGATCCTGGCAAGCTGAGTAAGTTCGCCTTGCCCCCTTTAGATCTTTTAACAGAAGCTGACACAAGCGGTCCGGATATTGATAAAGACAGAATCAAAGAAATGGCTGGGGCCCTTAAGTCCTGTCTTGAAGATTTTTCTGTGCAGGGAGAAGTCCAACATGTCCAGCCTGGTCCAGTAGTGACCATGTTTGAATATAAGCCTGCTCCCGGAATCAAGATCAGTCGTATTGCCAATCTTGGTGATGATCTGGCGCTGGCCCTTAAAGCCACAGCTGTACGCATAGTTGCTCCTATTCCAGGCAAAGACACCATTGGCGTGGAAATACCCAATGAAAACCGGCAAATGGTTTATCTGAGAGAAATTTTTGAAAATCCGTCTTTTGGTAGATCAAAGCTAAAAATACCTCTGGCTCTTGGTAAAGATATTCAAGGACAGGCCAAGGTTGAGGATCTGGCTCGCATGCCTCATCTGCTGGTAGCTGGTGCAACCGGGGCTGGTAAAAGCGTTTGTTTGAACTCCCTTATTTTGAGTATGATTTTTCGTTTCAGTCCAGATGAGCTGAAAATGCTGTTAATTGATCCTAAACGAATTGAGCTCGCTGTTTATAATGATCTGCCTCATCTTGTGCATCCCGTGGTCACGGATATGAATCTTGCCAAGAATGCTCTGGACTGGGCAGTGCACGAGATGGAAAATCGGTATGATCTAATGGCCAGGCTGGGCGTGCGCAATATTGAAGGGTATAACCAGAAGCTGGCTGCCATGGGACTGGATCGGCCCGAGGGCATGGAAGACCTGCATGCTATGCCTTACCTTGTTCTGATTATTGATGAAATGGCTGATCTCATGCTTACTGCGGCCAAAGAGGTGGAAGTTGCCATAGTTCGACTGGCTCAGCTGGCCAGGGCATCGGGCATTCATATCATACTGGCCACGCAAAGGCCCTCGGTTGATGTAGTCACGGGTATCATCAAGGCTAACTTTCCTTCACGCATTGCCTTTCAGGTCAGTTCAAAACATGACTCCAGGACCATCCTTGACTCCATTGGGGCTGAATATCTGCTGGGTCATGGAGACATGCTTTTTAAAACCAGTGGTGGTCAGCTCCAGAGGACTCATGGCGCTTTTGTGGATGAGGATGAAATATCCAGGGTGGTTGAATTCTGGAAGAACAAGGCCGATCCTGAGTTTGAACTGGATTTTGCTGAATGGAAACAGAACGAGGGCAGTGAATCTTCAGGATCAGCAGGAGAATCAGATCCCATTATTGATGATCCCAAGTATGCTCAGGCTGTTGAATTTATCATGGATCAGGGCAAGGGCTCCATCTCATTAATTCAGCGCAGGTTTCGCATAGGTTACAACAAGGCTGCCCTGTTTATCGAGCAGATGGAAAAAGATGGCATCCTGGGTCCGCAGGAAGGCAGTAAGCCAAGGCAGGTTTTGAAAAAATAGCTACAGGCCAGGAAGAAAGGGATAGGTTGGGTGTAAAAACTTTTTATATGGTTAAAGATCAAATTACAGGAATTGCCAAACAATTCGCTCTAAATCTTGTCCAGGAGATAAGCCCACGAAAGGTGATTCTGTATGGCTCGTGGGTCAGCGGTCACCCTGGTGAAGATAGCGATATAGATGTTGCTGTGATAGTTGACAGGATTGATGTGGACTACCTGGATCTTTTGACCAGGATTTATCAGATTGCTAATAATGTAGACACAAGAATTGAACCTGTTCTAATTGAGGAGAATCATGACCCAAGCGGATTTTTGCGCCATATAACTGATCACGGTGAGATAATATTCTCCAGTTTGCCTGAAGCATTTATACCCTAACTCCAAATCTTTCAATAAAACGCTATAAGGTTAAATTTTTCGTAACAGTTCACCCTCTTTGCGTGTGGCACGGGCATTGGCTCTTCCAGGACCACTTGCTCAAATTTTTTGAAGTACATTGCGTCATTTTTCAGATTCATATCTGCCCCAGGGGATTCTGCCCTGGCAAAAACTGGTCATTGCCTATGGGCTGGGCATATGGGCCCTGAAGTATCCATGGCCTGCAGCGACGTGCGTGTTTTTGCTGCTGTTGTTTGCCCCTTTTAAATCTCTTCGCTTTAATCTGCTTATCCCTTGTGTATTTATCCTCAGCATGGCACTGGCTTTTGTCAGGCTTCCTGATCTGCCGGAAGAAATACCTGAAGATATCAGTTCCGGACAGCGAGTAGTTGTTCAGGGGCAGGTGGAAGAAGTTGCTTTTCTGCCTGGTCAAAGAATGAGAGTTATTCTGGGTAATCTCTTTCTCGGCAGGGGTGAACAGGCGCAACCCCTGCCAGGGCGACTGGTCTGGACCTGGCAGGATACGCCGGACCAACTCTTTCCAGGGCAAGATGTTCAAGCCCACCTCAACGTGCGTCCAATACATGGCATGGCAAATTTTGGGGTCTGGAACAGCGAGTTTTTCTGGCGTACGCAGAGTGTTTTATGGAGAAGTTACACCCGGGGCGAACATTTCTGGCACAGAATAGAAGGTTCTAAGGGATCCTCCTCTTCAGCCAGGCAGCATCTAAAAGATCAGGCTCAGAGCGGTTTTGAGCTTGACAGCCTCTCTGCACATAGACAGCAGCAGGTTCAAGGGCTGGGTCTGGCCCTTCTTTTTGGAGACAGGTATCTTGTTGATCAGAATCTCATTGATTCTATTCGTCTGGCCTCGCTGGCTCATAGTCTGGCCCTTTCAGGGCTGCACCTTGGCATTATGGCAGGGA contains the following coding sequences:
- the lptF gene encoding LPS export ABC transporter permease LptF codes for the protein MKILHKQILKEVSLIFVITLTSMISLIVIGRMIDLKDVFVGQNIAILDVLKAFFYLSPSFMSLVIPIACMLSIFLCFLRMASDRELTALQASGISIRNLFFAPLIFSFAAFGITLFVSMELVSWGADNFRKTALEMIRDQTEVSVQPGIFNQHLPGLAIYAQQTDLDTSELKGVFIRDDTRGDVPLTIVAPTGKIVSDAEQGEILFILQDGRIYGLDRNEVSVVTFGEYTVRLDLKGLIGSVELSDKDPEEMSWSELSTARLEAEGGSAHYRSVILEQHKRFALPMACLVLGFFALPLGMSLQGVGRNWGLFLAIVCFLAYYSLFTMGYSLGEMGLIPLALALWIPNLLFAGIAATGFYFFGKGRQFNLKAMSEKLLGKEDNADHPA
- the efp gene encoding elongation factor P — encoded protein: MLSTTDFRKGLKIEIDNTPYEIVDFLHVKPGKGGAFVRTKLKNMLTGGAVDQTFRSGEKVGKPDMETRDMQYLYHDGSGYVFMDMGTYEQITIPDESMVDKGGFLKDGQTVKTLFYNGQPLDIDLPAAVVLAVKETEPGMKGDTVSGASKPATLETGLVVNVPLFINEGDMVKIDTRSKDYLGRES
- a CDS encoding LptF/LptG family permease, coding for MLTILHKYLLRQNFILMSIILISGIAIYLIVDFVTRMNAVVESGIHVTTALRYFGYKIPLIVTQIMPAIFMLAVIIQLALMYRNHEMTALGTSAISFVRPAMFFIAYSFIMFFILLLFAETIGIRGYQETKIIWDSDIRQRQIEGRGIENLWFKEDETIVFIRQVWPDSNMGSEIIVHRLKGQDTIQEIIRAPGFQVEKGVWKLMQPVITDVHGYKVTFQEEFQMTLRTDLSSFSAIASRLPYESLSIFTLSTVITQLRDSGSNVERLATAWHSKIAYAFALVVMTILGLAMITLIKNVYALVTLGLVVVFLYYTVYVFGVSYAEEGLIPPFWGAWLANVLFGTLGLGQIIWSRRE
- a CDS encoding type II 3-dehydroquinate dehydratase — encoded protein: MNNKKKYSILTVNGPNLKYLGKRNVDIYGSKSMDDLPSLLDKHGQNVLQKAELDFFQANSEGDIIDRIELAWQDKISGIVINPGAYTHTSLALADCLAWINIPYVEVHLSNIWSRDKIRQHSLTARHSMGVVAGFGIMSYVYGLQAVVDYLDINISLEGK
- a CDS encoding DNA translocase FtsK, with protein sequence MDGNRLLREIPALILFFAAIFLFISIIGYSPHDPSLNHQPGAEHIVQNVAGKAGAYTAGTFIEFFGLGALIWPFVLCYFALLLFRPYFHSRWWRWPGVILLYIAFLIWFEFPALKENISLLNIRGSGFAGGLMFAYVYSLLNFWGSFLFILLITLLGLQTATGFSWAFIFHRLRDAAMNVDESEQDEENIKKNIQKKVKNKTSGNKSFKSVSATQAKESGGAIDPGKLSKFALPPLDLLTEADTSGPDIDKDRIKEMAGALKSCLEDFSVQGEVQHVQPGPVVTMFEYKPAPGIKISRIANLGDDLALALKATAVRIVAPIPGKDTIGVEIPNENRQMVYLREIFENPSFGRSKLKIPLALGKDIQGQAKVEDLARMPHLLVAGATGAGKSVCLNSLILSMIFRFSPDELKMLLIDPKRIELAVYNDLPHLVHPVVTDMNLAKNALDWAVHEMENRYDLMARLGVRNIEGYNQKLAAMGLDRPEGMEDLHAMPYLVLIIDEMADLMLTAAKEVEVAIVRLAQLARASGIHIILATQRPSVDVVTGIIKANFPSRIAFQVSSKHDSRTILDSIGAEYLLGHGDMLFKTSGGQLQRTHGAFVDEDEISRVVEFWKNKADPEFELDFAEWKQNEGSESSGSAGESDPIIDDPKYAQAVEFIMDQGKGSISLIQRRFRIGYNKAALFIEQMEKDGILGPQEGSKPRQVLKK
- a CDS encoding nucleotidyltransferase domain-containing protein, producing MVKDQITGIAKQFALNLVQEISPRKVILYGSWVSGHPGEDSDIDVAVIVDRIDVDYLDLLTRIYQIANNVDTRIEPVLIEENHDPSGFLRHITDHGEIIFSSLPEAFIP
- the yihA gene encoding ribosome biogenesis GTP-binding protein YihA/YsxC; this translates as MYKLILEKTAYTPAQLSGIDIPQIALAGRSNVGKSSLINTLGGSKKLARTSSSPGKTRSINFYMVQPSGFSLVDLPGYGYAKCSKTEREKWSRLIEAYIQDNFQLKAVVHLLDSRLEPQALDLELSHYVQSLNIPILPVLTKSDKCKQKQLTAISRTWSKILGLNCPPVVFSAKTGAGRDKLWELIIESATP